The Acidobacteriota bacterium genomic interval AAGAGATGGCGGAGGCCTCCGGCGTCGCCACGTCCGGTTTCTACCTCCAGGAGTGGGCTCGCAACCGTCCCGTCCGCTGGACGGACGGCCACGGACGGATCACGGCGCCGATCGACCCGCGGTCGCCGCCGGCCGCGCTCGGCGTCGAGGTGAGCATGACGGGGGGCCGCACCCCGAAGGCCCTGCAGATCGACGTCAACGGATGCAGGCTGTACCGCGGGATCGCGGAGCCGGGATGGTCGGCCACGTTCCCGTTCGACCGATGCCCGATCCGCGGGAACACCATCGAGATCGATCTCGTGAGCGGTACGCATGTCCCGGTCAGGGGTGACAGCCGGACGCTGGGGCTGGCGTTCGCGGTGGTGGAGCTGCTGGAGGAGTAGGACTCCCCGGCGGGGCCCAATCCAGCGAGCCCAACGCAGCGGGGCCAACCCTTCGGCGGCCGGACGTATAATCGGGGGCGGGCGATCGCCGCGGGCGGTTAGCTCAGGGGTAGAGCACCGGTTTTACACGCCGGCTGTCACAGGTTCAAATCCTGTACCGCCCACCATCCACGCCACTCCCGCACGACGGCCGGACGCGGGCCTTCGTATCGGCAACCGCCGCCCGAATGCGCTATGATCATTTGTTCCGACCTGTGCGGGGTCGTAGTTCAGCTGGTTAGAACGCCGGCCTGTCACGCCGGAGGTCGCGAGTTCGAGTCTCGTCGGCCCCGCCACTTTCCTCAACCTGATGGCCCAAATCGTCTTCGTGTTGGCGACTGGCGCGTGTTCTTCACACGACGGGACGAAGGCGTGATCGAGATCGACACCATTCTCCATCGGCGCGAGGCGTACCGACGCCCTTGATCGCACCGACAGGCGTGTCAAGCGGCAGGAGGTAGATCAGGAGCCGCGTTCCAGCTCTCGCTTGATTTGATCCAGGGTGAACGTGCGGCCGGCTGCGTGATCCGCACGCCCCTCTTCGATGGCGTGGATCGCGCTCTCACTCAGCTCCTCGTCGCTTCGTCCCGCCCGCGATCGTTGGCGCACGTCAATAGGCTGACGGACCCGAGAAGTCGGTCGCGCTTTCAACTCCGGCATCCTCTAGTCTCCCGATACCCAATGATAACCGTTGTCGACCCGTCACGGTGCAGTAAACCACGCCTTCACGGCCATGACGGCAACCGTGCCGAGGAGGCCGGCGACGGCGTGGTGTTCCCGGTTGTCGATGGCGTGGCGCAGGCTGAAGCGGCGGCCGGCGGCGCCCGGCGTCAGCTCGCCTGCAACATAGCGAGTGTAGGTGTCGCCGAACGCGTCCCGCAGAGTCGCCGTCTCGAGGCGGATCGCCGCCGCGGTCATCGCGCCGACGTAGCCCAGCACGACGACGGCGACCACCCAGTTGGCGGCGATGACGGAGAATCCGACACCCAGGAGCCCGGACCCGACGTAGAGGGGATGCTGCATCCAGCGGTACGGCCCGGACGTGGTCACCTCGCGTCCCTTCATGAGGTGTCCCGCCGCCCATAGGCGCAACGCCTCGCCGGCCAGCGCGATCGCGGTGCCGGCTATGAGCGTCGTCCAGGTCGGCGTCGCCAGGGCGAACGCGACCACCGCCACCGCGAAGCCGGTGACGACGCGGCGCCGGGCCAGGTGAAAGAGACGCCGCAGCCCGTGGTCGCGGTCGAGATCAAGCATCGGTCCTCGGATCGGCGCCCCCGAGGCGGCGGTCGATCGCGGCGCACACCTGCGCCACCTCCAGGCGATCGAGACACCACGACGGCGCCGTGCAGTGGCGCGCCATCCTTCCCTCCGGGCCGGACCGGGCGCGCTGCCGGTAGCAGTCGCACTCCGCCGCGACGACGACGTCCGCCTCCGCCCACGGCCCGTTGCGGGCTGGATCGCTCGGTCCGTACAGGCCGACGACGGGCACGCCGAGCGCGGCGGCCAGATGGAGCGGCCCGGTATCGCCGGACACGACCAGCGCCGCGCCCTGCAGGAGCGCGGCCAACTCCGCGAGGCTCGACTCGGGCGCGAGCGTCGCCGCGCCGTCCGACGCGTCGACTGCCGCGACGGCAGACGATTCCCCGTCGCCCGGTCCCCAGACGACGACGGCCGGCAAGCCGTGCGCGTCCCGGAGGTGGGTGGCGATGGCGGCGAACCGCTCCGGCGGCCATCGCTTCGTCGGCCAC includes:
- a CDS encoding isoprenylcysteine carboxylmethyltransferase family protein; this translates as MLDLDRDHGLRRLFHLARRRVVTGFAVAVVAFALATPTWTTLIAGTAIALAGEALRLWAAGHLMKGREVTTSGPYRWMQHPLYVGSGLLGVGFSVIAANWVVAVVVLGYVGAMTAAAIRLETATLRDAFGDTYTRYVAGELTPGAAGRRFSLRHAIDNREHHAVAGLLGTVAVMAVKAWFTAP